Proteins from one Microbacterium faecale genomic window:
- a CDS encoding M56 family metallopeptidase, whose amino-acid sequence MSFPALIAAVALALVAVVLAWPVPIVLSGAAWPARAPARALLLWQVVALAGGLSMVGALWLLGDAFFPAHPWLAGIPAFALALYLVGHLVVTIVQFERQRRRHLQLLLLLSQPDPTRKRTLLLDDSAPVAYCLPRGIGSVTVLSKGLLDTLSEDELDAVIAHERAHVEQRHEVLLVSFRAWRQALPWFPIAASAESEVEALVEMLADDHARRTQPDGVLARAILQVGQVHGGEGGSSRRNRQVDRFRRLAG is encoded by the coding sequence CGATCGTACTGTCGGGCGCCGCATGGCCCGCCCGCGCCCCGGCCCGAGCCCTGCTGCTCTGGCAGGTCGTCGCGCTCGCCGGTGGTCTGTCGATGGTCGGCGCGCTCTGGCTGCTGGGCGACGCGTTCTTTCCGGCGCATCCGTGGCTCGCGGGGATCCCGGCGTTCGCCCTCGCGCTCTACCTTGTCGGCCACCTCGTCGTCACGATCGTGCAGTTCGAGCGCCAGCGCCGCCGTCACCTTCAGCTGCTGCTGCTGTTGAGCCAGCCGGATCCCACGCGCAAGCGCACCCTCCTGCTCGACGACAGCGCGCCGGTCGCCTACTGCTTGCCGCGGGGCATCGGATCCGTCACCGTGCTGTCGAAGGGGCTGCTCGACACGCTCTCCGAGGACGAGCTCGACGCCGTGATCGCGCACGAGCGCGCGCACGTCGAGCAGCGTCACGAGGTCCTCCTCGTCTCGTTCCGCGCGTGGCGGCAGGCGCTGCCGTGGTTCCCGATCGCCGCGAGTGCCGAAAGCGAGGTCGAGGCGCTTGTCGAGATGCTTGCCGACGACCACGCGCGCCGCACGCAGCCCGACGGGGTGCTGGCGCGCGCCATCCTGCAGGTCGGCCAGGTGCACGGCGGCGAGGGCGGCTCGAGCCGCCGCAACCGACAGGTCGATCGCTTCCGCCGCCTCGCGGGCTGA